The following proteins come from a genomic window of Microcoleus sp. AS-A8:
- a CDS encoding excalibur calcium-binding domain-containing protein → MLRSFALVLFLGTTINFQCTSQEFKSPSNSRKKSEVTQPQETSTPITTPTVKSAGTTAPKLAKKAKTSATDSPNTSTEKLPDCVQKDCNCSDFNTQTQAQAVLDAFPNDPHKLDKNKDGRACESLP, encoded by the coding sequence ATGTTACGAAGTTTTGCCCTAGTTTTGTTTTTGGGGACAACCATTAACTTTCAGTGTACTTCTCAAGAGTTTAAATCACCCTCTAATTCTCGAAAGAAGTCTGAAGTAACTCAACCTCAAGAGACTTCAACCCCCATTACCACTCCTACCGTTAAAAGTGCAGGAACGACAGCGCCTAAATTGGCAAAAAAAGCAAAAACGTCGGCAACAGATTCACCGAATACTTCAACGGAAAAATTACCTGATTGCGTTCAAAAAGACTGTAATTGCAGCGATTTTAACACACAAACTCAAGCACAGGCGGTGCTGGATGCTTTTCCCAATGACCCGCACAAATTGGATAAGAACAAAGATGGCAGAGCTTGTGAGAGTTTGCCCTGA